The Orcinus orca chromosome 16, mOrcOrc1.1, whole genome shotgun sequence genome includes a window with the following:
- the LOC101274360 gene encoding vacuolar ATPase assembly integral membrane protein VMA21-like, with amino-acid sequence MERFDKAALNALQPCDFRNESSLASTLKTLLFFTALMITVPIGLYFTTKSYVFEGAFGMSDRDSYFYAAIVAVVAVHVVLALFVYVAWNEGSRQWREGKRD; translated from the coding sequence ATGGAGCGTTTTGATAAAGCGGCTCTGAACGCGCTGCAGCCGTGCGACTTCAGAAATGAAAGTTCATTAGCATCCACTCTGAAGACGCTCCTGTTCTTCACAGCTTTAATGATCACTGTACCTATTGGGTTATATTTCACGACTAAATCTTATGTTTTTGAAGGCGCCTTTGGGATGTCCGATAGGGACAGCTATTTTTATGCTGCTATTGTTGCAGTGGTCGCTGTCCACGTGGTGCTCGCCCTCTTTGTTTACGTGGCCTGGAATGAAGGCTCAAGGCAGTGGCGTGAAGGCAAACGGGATTAA